One window of the Peromyscus leucopus breed LL Stock chromosome 17, UCI_PerLeu_2.1, whole genome shotgun sequence genome contains the following:
- the LOC114709605 gene encoding zinc finger protein 844-like: protein MEGMKEVIQKRNPLSILNVLKPLYITVLFRGMKEFILERNSMKVFSMVKLLDATVCSKYINEQHILERNPKNAIIVVNPLYNTVISKTIKEHILERNPMNVVSVVMLLQVMVSFKFIKEHILERNLMNVFNVGKPFHYTVISKNIKEHILERNPTNIISVIKPLHISIVFEFMRKSHTAEKFYKCNQCVTILLFMVVFIQE from the coding sequence GTATGAAAGAAGTCATTCAGAAGAGAAACCCTCTGAGTATACTCAATGTGTTAAAGCCTTTGTATATTACAGTCCTCTTCAGaggcatgaaagaattcatactggagagaaactccaTGAAGGTATTCAGTATGGTGAAGCTTCTGGATGCCACAGTATGctccaaatacataaatgaacaacacatactggagagaaaccctaagaATGCAATCATTGTGGTAAATCCTTTATACAACACTGTAATCTCCAAaaccataaaagaacacatactggagagaaaccctatgaatgtagtcAGTGTGGTAATGCTTTTGCAAGTCATGGTCAGCTTCAAATTCATAAaggaacacatactggagagaaaccttatgaatgtattcaatgtgggaaagccttttcaCTACACAGTAATCtccaaaaacataaaagaacacatactggagagaaaccctacaaatataatcagtgtgataaagcctttgcatataTCCATAGTCTTCGAGTTCATGAGAAAAAGTCATACTGCAGAGAAATTCTATAAATGTAATCAGTGTGTTACCATTTTGCTTTTTATGGTAGTCTTTATACAAGAGTAA